Proteins found in one Synergistetes bacterium HGW-Synergistetes-1 genomic segment:
- a CDS encoding nitroreductase family protein, translating to MTQINQEAIDNILTRRSIRRFDPSKHVDDVYVKVILECACAAPSANNYHPWHFVVIDKREILDRMAELHPYGKMLKTAVLAIVVCAETEREGKVIRYWEEDCSAAMQNVLLSANALGLGSVWLGAKRGDNDLEGRLKSLLNVPADIALMSIAAIGWPLETKDPHKGIDPHSLHRNKW from the coding sequence ATGACTCAGATAAACCAGGAAGCTATCGACAATATTCTGACCAGAAGAAGCATCCGCAGGTTCGATCCGTCAAAGCATGTCGATGATGTTTATGTGAAGGTCATCTTGGAGTGTGCATGCGCGGCGCCAAGCGCAAACAACTACCATCCATGGCATTTTGTGGTCATAGATAAAAGAGAGATACTTGACAGGATGGCTGAGCTGCACCCATACGGAAAGATGCTTAAAACAGCTGTTCTTGCTATTGTTGTTTGCGCTGAGACGGAACGTGAAGGCAAGGTCATAAGGTACTGGGAAGAAGATTGCTCTGCAGCAATGCAGAACGTCCTTCTTTCAGCCAATGCGCTTGGACTCGGGTCAGTGTGGCTTGGGGCCAAACGGGGGGACAACGACCTTGAAGGAAGACTCAAATCGCTTCTCAATGTGCCGGCCGATATTGCGCTTATGAGCATTGCTGCCATAGGCTGGCCTCTTGAAACAAAGGATCCCCACAAAGGGATAGACCCACACTCACTGCACCGTAATAAGTGGTGA
- a CDS encoding AsnC family transcriptional regulator yields MLTGKLLDDIGIQILKILQEDGRISFNELGRRVGLSSPAVAERVRRMEDAGIIMGYKAVVDQSKVGYPIMAYIRLAIPVALLAQSDELARAIPEVLECHHLTGSDGVILKVVVSSVGHLEDVISQMGSCGMTTTAIVLSSPVLGRSIDPVKPTNSNGN; encoded by the coding sequence ATGTTAACCGGCAAATTGCTTGATGACATCGGAATACAGATACTGAAAATACTTCAGGAAGATGGAAGAATATCATTCAACGAACTTGGAAGACGAGTCGGTCTTTCTTCTCCGGCAGTTGCGGAGAGGGTCCGCCGTATGGAAGACGCGGGAATAATCATGGGTTACAAGGCAGTAGTCGATCAGTCCAAGGTGGGCTATCCGATAATGGCGTATATCCGTCTTGCGATCCCAGTAGCGCTTCTTGCCCAGTCCGATGAACTGGCCAGGGCAATACCGGAAGTCCTTGAATGCCACCATCTTACTGGTAGCGACGGAGTTATCCTTAAAGTAGTAGTATCTTCAGTAGGGCACCTTGAAGATGTAATAAGCCAGATGGGCAGCTGCGGCATGACTACTACCGCAATAGTACTATCTTCACCAGTTCTCGGAAGGTCGATAGATCCTGTAAAACCGACAAACAGCAACGGTAATTGA
- a CDS encoding carbamoyl-phosphate synthase large subunit has product MKDNSIKRVLVLGSGPIRIGQAAEFDYAGSQACRALKEEGCEVLLLNSNPATIQTDLTVADIVCIKPLLPEVVEEILSEYRPDGVVATLGGQTGLNLCMECNKRGMWDKYECRVLGTQPEAIERAEGREPFRKAMIDAGQPIIASRGISSVAGAQEFAMHSPLPLILRPDFTLGGSGNSVVRNIEDFVVQVEDALTASPVGRALIERYLEGWHEIEVEVVRDNIGNALAVCSMENIDPMGVHTGDSIVVSPALTLTDREWQMLRTAALKIVDVLEIRGACNVQFALSPDGNEYYVIEVNPRASRSSALASKATGYPIARMAAKIAIGMDLTEMANPVTGAGSALSEPALDYVAVKVPSWPFDTFPQADSSLGPRMKATGEVLALGATFAQALVKACRSLERGRYLPDRRMRSWETRKLWEQITAPTYLRLEAITELLRRSSVTVDEMSKRTHIRKYFIEQLNKIQLAEKYLEEDGPVNGNVVSARMHGMSISRISASAVISKEETLKILESENCHTGYREVDGCAGEFPSGSGYYYAAYGVKSDPWEESEGGIAVLGSGAIRIAQGVEFDYCCVKAVEALRRRGIRAIMMNVNPETVSTDHDISDALYLEPLYIDDAMAVLERERAKGVFACFGGQTSLRLGLDLAAEGIRLLGPDQNVIDAAEDRGKFSRLLTKLNISQPEGVDVASVDEACKVAQDLGYPLMIRPSFVIGGVAMKTVYSEKEMIEVLSEAFEAVQGQKVMIDRFLQGKEFECDAVCDGEDVLIPGIFEHIDPSGIHSGDSIAVFPSFSLTDEQQKQILETVKMISKELDIHGLLNIQFVLKDGLFWIIEANPRASRTVPICSKISKIPMVDLAVGVALGEKLTDMGYGLGILPKSGQWGVKVPVFSNDKLPGIDPKLGPKMMSTGESLGLGDNLADAMMDGLRGAGWMPPEKGRILMSIADSQKAESMSTAAQFTSLGWKVDATSGTSEYLSKWGIEVNTVPQEELVERLRKGDWDLVLNIPGGNERHIMHGAELRRSASAAGVPCLHSMAAAWAVANSLSKRQRV; this is encoded by the coding sequence ATGAAGGATAACAGCATAAAAAGAGTACTTGTCCTTGGCTCGGGACCGATACGCATAGGACAGGCCGCCGAGTTTGATTACGCCGGAAGTCAGGCCTGCCGTGCCCTCAAAGAGGAAGGCTGCGAAGTGCTTCTTCTTAACAGCAACCCTGCCACTATCCAGACGGACCTCACCGTTGCTGATATTGTCTGCATAAAGCCTCTGCTGCCCGAAGTAGTAGAGGAGATCCTGTCTGAATACAGGCCGGATGGTGTAGTTGCGACATTGGGTGGACAGACGGGGCTTAACCTCTGTATGGAATGCAATAAGAGAGGAATGTGGGATAAATACGAATGCAGGGTCCTGGGCACACAGCCTGAAGCGATAGAACGTGCAGAGGGCAGGGAACCTTTCAGGAAGGCAATGATAGATGCCGGTCAGCCGATAATCGCAAGCAGGGGTATATCTTCTGTCGCAGGCGCTCAGGAATTTGCGATGCATTCGCCGCTTCCGCTTATACTTCGCCCGGACTTCACGCTTGGAGGATCGGGCAACTCGGTCGTCAGGAATATAGAAGACTTTGTAGTCCAGGTGGAAGATGCCCTTACAGCATCTCCCGTCGGAAGGGCTTTGATCGAGCGTTATCTTGAAGGCTGGCATGAGATAGAAGTAGAAGTGGTCAGGGACAACATTGGAAACGCCCTGGCAGTATGCAGCATGGAGAACATAGACCCCATGGGTGTACACACGGGAGATTCGATAGTGGTTTCCCCTGCCCTTACCCTGACAGACAGGGAATGGCAGATGCTCCGGACCGCGGCTTTAAAAATAGTGGATGTTCTTGAGATCCGCGGCGCGTGCAACGTTCAGTTTGCACTCTCACCTGACGGCAATGAATATTACGTTATAGAAGTAAATCCGAGGGCAAGCAGGTCAAGCGCCCTTGCAAGCAAGGCAACAGGATATCCTATAGCGAGGATGGCCGCAAAAATTGCAATAGGCATGGACCTCACTGAGATGGCAAATCCCGTTACCGGAGCTGGCAGCGCATTGTCTGAACCGGCACTTGATTACGTCGCGGTGAAAGTCCCCTCATGGCCCTTCGACACTTTTCCGCAGGCTGATTCCTCTCTCGGACCGAGAATGAAAGCCACAGGAGAAGTCCTTGCTCTTGGCGCCACATTTGCTCAGGCCCTCGTAAAGGCCTGCCGTTCCCTTGAAAGGGGAAGGTACCTTCCAGACAGGAGGATGCGTTCGTGGGAGACGAGGAAACTATGGGAACAGATAACAGCCCCAACCTATCTGAGGCTGGAAGCGATCACAGAACTTCTCAGAAGGAGTTCCGTAACTGTTGATGAAATGTCTAAAAGGACCCACATTAGAAAATATTTTATCGAACAGCTCAATAAGATCCAGCTGGCGGAAAAATATCTGGAAGAAGACGGGCCTGTAAACGGAAATGTCGTCTCTGCAAGGATGCATGGAATGTCAATAAGCCGCATATCAGCATCTGCCGTGATATCAAAAGAAGAGACATTGAAGATACTTGAGTCAGAAAACTGCCATACAGGCTACCGTGAAGTAGACGGGTGCGCCGGAGAGTTTCCTTCCGGTTCAGGCTACTACTATGCGGCCTATGGAGTAAAGAGTGATCCCTGGGAAGAGAGCGAGGGAGGCATAGCAGTCCTCGGTTCAGGCGCGATAAGGATCGCCCAGGGGGTAGAGTTCGATTATTGCTGTGTAAAAGCTGTCGAAGCACTGCGCAGAAGAGGGATAAGGGCAATAATGATGAATGTCAATCCTGAAACAGTTAGCACAGACCATGATATCTCCGATGCACTCTATCTGGAGCCTCTCTACATCGATGATGCAATGGCTGTACTTGAGCGTGAAAGAGCCAAGGGAGTATTCGCCTGTTTCGGGGGACAGACCTCGCTCAGACTTGGCCTTGACCTGGCCGCAGAGGGGATCAGGCTTCTCGGCCCCGATCAGAATGTTATTGACGCTGCAGAAGACAGAGGCAAATTCTCAAGACTTCTCACCAAACTGAATATTTCCCAGCCTGAAGGCGTCGATGTGGCTTCCGTGGATGAAGCCTGCAAAGTCGCCCAGGATCTGGGATACCCTCTTATGATAAGGCCCAGCTTCGTAATAGGGGGGGTCGCGATGAAAACAGTCTACAGCGAAAAGGAAATGATAGAAGTCCTCTCAGAGGCCTTTGAGGCTGTTCAGGGACAAAAGGTGATGATCGACCGTTTCCTTCAGGGTAAGGAATTCGAATGCGACGCTGTCTGTGACGGCGAAGATGTTCTGATCCCGGGTATATTTGAACATATTGACCCTTCCGGCATTCATTCGGGTGATTCGATAGCAGTTTTTCCAAGCTTCTCTCTTACTGATGAGCAGCAGAAACAGATCCTTGAAACTGTAAAAATGATATCAAAAGAGCTTGACATCCATGGCCTACTCAACATACAGTTCGTCCTCAAGGACGGTCTCTTCTGGATAATCGAGGCGAACCCGCGGGCAAGCCGTACTGTCCCGATATGCAGCAAAATATCAAAAATACCAATGGTCGATCTGGCTGTAGGTGTAGCCCTCGGAGAAAAACTGACGGATATGGGATATGGACTTGGCATTTTGCCAAAAAGCGGTCAGTGGGGGGTAAAGGTCCCGGTTTTCTCTAATGACAAACTTCCCGGGATCGATCCAAAACTTGGACCGAAGATGATGTCTACGGGAGAAAGTCTTGGACTGGGGGATAACCTTGCTGACGCGATGATGGACGGATTGAGGGGAGCGGGATGGATGCCACCTGAAAAAGGAAGGATACTGATGAGCATAGCGGATTCACAGAAGGCAGAATCAATGTCAACAGCGGCCCAGTTCACTTCTCTCGGATGGAAAGTCGATGCCACATCAGGCACATCCGAATATCTCTCAAAATGGGGCATCGAAGTCAACACTGTCCCGCAGGAAGAACTCGTTGAAAGGCTCAGGAAGGGAGACTGGGACCTGGTGCTGAATATCCCGGGAGGAAATGAACGCCATATAATGCACGGAGCTGAACTCAGAAGAAGCGCTTCAGCTGCTGGTGTACCGTGTCTTCACTCAATGGCTGCTGCTTGGGCTGTTGCCAATAGCCTTTCGAAAAGACAGAGAGTGTAG
- a CDS encoding carbamoyl-phosphate synthase small subunit — METKGIPNMKSNLFLTLADGTVWSGKGEITAPVEGEVVFTTAGCGYPQTLSDPSYCGQIVVFAFPPVGIYGVDTERLEGRRVWLSAALVSSLDETENGRFGSLSSWMAENGRPLVDGADTRQLILKIRELGSIMGRLDHKPALPQIKELPHDMVSKVSCKEVEVIGEGALSIGVLDYGAKENILRSIAGRGFRVVRFPNTTKAEDILSSGVSGIILSNGPGDPSVLGFEAGEIRKILGKKPVLGICLGHQLLARACGAMTHKLRYGHRGANQAVIDTATGRGILTSQNHQYVVTEESLKGTGLEVSFRHLGDGTVEGLLHKDLDASSVQFHPEASPGPEDAGYIFDNFVSHVRESGER, encoded by the coding sequence ATGGAGACAAAGGGGATACCAAACATGAAAAGCAACCTGTTCCTTACCCTTGCTGACGGAACTGTCTGGAGCGGAAAAGGTGAAATCACAGCCCCGGTCGAGGGCGAAGTCGTATTCACTACTGCAGGATGCGGCTATCCTCAGACCCTTTCCGACCCTTCTTACTGCGGACAGATCGTGGTCTTCGCATTCCCTCCTGTAGGGATATACGGAGTTGACACAGAGAGGCTTGAGGGACGACGAGTTTGGCTTTCTGCTGCATTGGTATCCAGCCTTGATGAAACAGAAAATGGACGGTTTGGTTCTCTCAGTTCATGGATGGCTGAAAATGGTAGGCCCCTGGTAGATGGCGCAGATACAAGACAGCTTATATTAAAGATCCGTGAACTTGGCTCGATAATGGGCAGGCTCGATCACAAACCCGCTCTTCCACAGATAAAAGAACTTCCTCATGACATGGTGAGTAAAGTTTCCTGCAAAGAGGTCGAAGTTATTGGAGAAGGTGCTCTTTCGATCGGTGTGTTAGATTACGGGGCAAAGGAAAATATATTAAGGAGCATCGCAGGAAGAGGATTCAGGGTGGTCAGGTTTCCGAACACCACGAAAGCAGAGGATATTCTTTCCAGCGGAGTAAGCGGGATCATACTGAGCAACGGCCCGGGAGATCCATCGGTGCTTGGGTTTGAGGCAGGAGAGATAAGAAAGATCCTTGGAAAAAAACCTGTGCTTGGGATATGTCTTGGACATCAGCTCCTGGCAAGAGCCTGCGGGGCAATGACACATAAGCTCAGGTACGGGCACAGGGGTGCGAATCAGGCGGTGATCGACACCGCCACCGGCAGAGGAATACTGACAAGCCAGAACCACCAGTATGTTGTTACAGAAGAAAGCCTTAAAGGGACCGGGCTTGAGGTATCATTCAGGCACCTTGGGGACGGAACTGTCGAAGGCCTGCTCCATAAGGATCTTGACGCGTCCAGCGTTCAGTTCCATCCGGAAGCGTCACCGGGACCGGAAGACGCAGGATACATATTTGATAATTTTGTCTCACACGTTCGCGAGTCAGGGGAGAGATAA
- a CDS encoding DNA-deoxyinosine glycosylase translates to MEHSFEPIIDDRSRLLILGSLPGVRSLMENEYYANRQNKFWKIIFSVFARPFCTDYISKVLLLHDHNIALWDVIKSADRIGSSDSNIKAAIANDIPKLLQDHPGISFIIFNGQFAFKSYRNFFGKPQPPFEVLLSTSPACAGRDAEKFDMWERAVKGALEEDIKNLHSAL, encoded by the coding sequence ATGGAGCATAGTTTTGAGCCGATTATCGACGACAGATCCAGGCTGCTTATTCTGGGCTCTCTGCCCGGAGTCAGGTCTTTGATGGAAAATGAATATTACGCGAACAGGCAGAATAAATTTTGGAAAATAATTTTTTCTGTTTTTGCCAGGCCCTTCTGCACAGACTACATTTCAAAGGTCCTGCTTTTACATGATCATAATATTGCTCTCTGGGATGTTATCAAAAGCGCGGATCGCATCGGAAGCAGCGACAGTAATATAAAAGCGGCCATTGCAAATGACATTCCTAAACTCCTGCAAGATCACCCGGGGATATCTTTCATAATTTTCAACGGCCAGTTCGCATTCAAAAGCTATAGGAATTTTTTTGGCAAGCCGCAGCCACCGTTTGAAGTACTGCTCTCAACAAGCCCCGCATGCGCAGGGAGAGACGCGGAAAAGTTTGATATGTGGGAGAGGGCCGTAAAGGGCGCATTGGAGGAAGACATTAAAAATCTTCACAGCGCCCTCTGA
- a CDS encoding multidrug ABC transporter substrate-binding protein, protein MISMTEISLTAVRALRRNKTRSMLTALGIIIGVAAVISAFAVGQGANKSIDEQIASFGSNFIMVFPDRSASSAAAVAKYLTYDDAIAIEREVSGIEAVAPMIGTSAQLVYGNTNWNTSVTGSTPSYSLVQDREVESGRNLNDSDVRQGAKIAVIGKTIADKMFFGEDPVGKSIRIKKIPFTIIGVLRAKGQSTMGQDQDDLVLVPLTAAQRRLVRWNTPGRISTIYIKGVSMNSLQYIQNETEALLRERHKIRPGEPDDFSVRNISQMLEARRKTTAIMSMLLGSIAVISLVVGGIGIMNIMLVSVTERTREIGIRMAVGAKSRDIRFQFLIEAVVLSMVGGTLGIILGIFAGYALASLTAAPPIFSPGSIILAFVFSALVGVGFGYYPAWKASLLNPIDALKYE, encoded by the coding sequence ATGATATCAATGACGGAAATTTCCCTTACCGCAGTGAGGGCGCTGCGCAGGAACAAGACAAGGTCAATGCTGACAGCGCTCGGTATCATAATAGGTGTAGCGGCTGTCATATCTGCCTTTGCAGTCGGGCAGGGAGCCAACAAGAGCATTGATGAACAGATAGCATCGTTCGGAAGCAATTTCATAATGGTCTTCCCTGACAGGTCGGCCTCTTCCGCAGCGGCTGTCGCCAAGTACCTGACATACGATGATGCAATTGCCATAGAGCGCGAAGTATCAGGCATAGAAGCAGTGGCACCGATGATAGGTACTTCAGCCCAGCTTGTTTACGGCAACACGAACTGGAACACAAGCGTAACCGGAAGCACTCCCTCATATTCACTTGTCCAGGATCGTGAAGTTGAGTCCGGCAGAAACTTAAATGACAGTGATGTGAGGCAAGGCGCAAAGATAGCAGTCATAGGAAAAACAATAGCAGACAAAATGTTCTTTGGGGAAGATCCGGTGGGCAAGTCGATCAGGATCAAGAAGATCCCCTTCACTATTATCGGGGTATTAAGAGCCAAAGGCCAAAGTACGATGGGCCAGGATCAGGACGACCTGGTCCTTGTTCCTCTGACTGCGGCACAAAGAAGGCTGGTAAGATGGAACACCCCCGGAAGGATCAGCACCATTTACATTAAAGGCGTCTCCATGAACTCACTTCAGTACATACAGAACGAGACAGAGGCGCTTCTGAGGGAAAGACACAAGATCAGGCCCGGCGAACCGGACGACTTCTCCGTAAGGAATATATCTCAGATGCTTGAGGCCCGTCGGAAGACCACAGCGATAATGTCCATGCTCCTTGGGTCTATAGCAGTAATATCGCTTGTTGTCGGGGGCATTGGAATAATGAACATAATGCTTGTCTCTGTAACGGAGCGTACCAGGGAAATAGGAATAAGGATGGCGGTCGGCGCAAAGTCCCGTGACATCCGCTTCCAGTTTCTCATAGAGGCGGTAGTGCTTTCGATGGTAGGAGGCACACTAGGCATAATCCTGGGGATCTTTGCCGGCTATGCCCTCGCCTCATTAACAGCTGCCCCTCCGATATTCTCTCCCGGATCAATAATTCTTGCCTTTGTTTTTTCGGCTCTTGTAGGTGTGGGTTTCGGATATTATCCGGCATGGAAGGCCTCTCTCCTCAATCCGATCGATGCACTGAAATACGAATAA
- a CDS encoding macrolide ABC transporter ATP-binding protein has protein sequence MALVELKDIHKSFSMGKEEVEILHGISLSLEKGEFVAMMGPSGSGKSTTMNILGCLDKPTSGTYFLNGQSINDLEGDDLAVIRNSTIGFVFQGFNLLQKTSAIENVELPLLYAGMAKKERRERAKEALIQMGLEDRLYHEPTQLSGGQQQRVAIARGIVNRAPIIMADEPTGNLDSKTSDEIMKLFKKINEEDGITILLVTHEPEVAAYAKRIVHFKDGMITSDELNRTVEKS, from the coding sequence ATGGCCCTGGTAGAACTAAAGGATATCCATAAAAGCTTCAGTATGGGAAAAGAGGAAGTAGAGATACTTCACGGCATCAGCCTTTCTCTGGAAAAGGGAGAGTTTGTAGCCATGATGGGGCCTTCCGGTTCAGGAAAATCTACAACGATGAACATCCTGGGATGTCTTGACAAGCCAACATCAGGAACATATTTCCTCAACGGACAAAGCATCAACGACCTTGAAGGCGACGACCTTGCAGTTATAAGAAACAGCACGATAGGTTTCGTTTTTCAGGGGTTCAATCTGCTGCAAAAAACAAGCGCCATAGAAAATGTTGAGCTGCCGCTGCTCTATGCGGGGATGGCAAAAAAAGAACGCAGGGAGAGGGCAAAAGAGGCCTTGATCCAGATGGGACTTGAGGACAGGCTCTACCATGAGCCCACTCAACTCTCGGGCGGCCAGCAGCAGAGGGTCGCAATAGCAAGAGGGATCGTCAACAGGGCTCCAATAATCATGGCAGACGAGCCCACAGGAAACCTTGATTCAAAGACAAGCGACGAGATAATGAAACTTTTTAAAAAAATCAACGAAGAAGATGGAATAACGATACTCCTTGTTACGCATGAACCTGAAGTCGCAGCTTATGCGAAAAGGATAGTCCATTTCAAGGACGGTATGATAACAAGCGACGAATTGAACCGGACGGTGGAAAAATCATGA
- a CDS encoding efflux RND transporter periplasmic adaptor subunit, with the protein MNFTDKISKKLKRRIMAVILVLIVISGGLFWYYSKDADEIQYKTAKAVRSDLRSVIQATGTLDAVETVDVGTQISGTVKEIYIDYNSVVKQGQLIAEIDSATQRTDVAQAEANLMAARAELMNSEAVLANSQKSLARTRKLAEKDLIAKADVDTDEKTYLTSKAQVAVSRARIAQYQATLNKTKINLGYTQIYSPVDGVVVAKNVEKGQTVAASYQTPSIAEIAKDLGQMQVEVNVDEADIGGVKEGQKATFTVDAHPNDPFDGVVTQVRLSPKTTDNVVTYVVIVKVSNNKGLLMPGMTANVSLIVEERKDVVVVPNSAFRFKPADPSAASGQPGAGMMGKQTIAEVKTPAVYVPAKKAPVRVEVKRGISDGQNTEIISGLSEGDEVITGIIVPNGAK; encoded by the coding sequence ATGAATTTCACAGATAAAATTTCAAAAAAACTAAAAAGAAGGATCATGGCTGTCATTCTGGTTTTGATAGTGATCTCCGGCGGACTTTTCTGGTACTACAGCAAAGACGCAGATGAGATCCAGTATAAAACTGCAAAGGCAGTAAGATCCGACCTTCGTTCAGTCATACAGGCCACAGGGACCCTTGACGCAGTTGAAACAGTCGACGTGGGAACGCAGATATCCGGTACAGTAAAAGAAATATACATAGATTACAACAGTGTGGTAAAGCAGGGGCAGCTTATTGCCGAAATAGATTCAGCCACTCAGCGGACTGATGTTGCGCAGGCAGAGGCAAATTTGATGGCGGCAAGAGCAGAGTTGATGAATTCAGAGGCAGTATTGGCAAATTCGCAGAAAAGCCTCGCAAGGACGAGAAAACTCGCTGAAAAAGACCTTATTGCAAAAGCAGATGTTGATACTGACGAGAAGACCTATCTGACCTCAAAAGCCCAGGTCGCTGTGTCAAGGGCACGGATAGCTCAATACCAGGCGACGCTGAACAAAACAAAGATCAACTTGGGGTACACACAAATATATTCCCCTGTTGACGGTGTAGTCGTCGCCAAAAACGTTGAAAAAGGACAGACGGTGGCAGCCAGTTACCAGACGCCGAGCATAGCAGAAATAGCAAAGGACCTAGGCCAGATGCAGGTGGAAGTGAACGTCGACGAGGCAGATATCGGTGGTGTCAAAGAGGGGCAGAAAGCGACCTTTACCGTAGATGCTCATCCAAACGATCCCTTTGATGGTGTTGTTACTCAGGTCAGGCTGTCTCCCAAAACAACAGACAATGTTGTGACCTATGTAGTGATAGTAAAAGTATCTAATAATAAGGGGCTTCTGATGCCAGGGATGACTGCCAACGTCTCTTTGATAGTTGAAGAGCGCAAGGATGTAGTGGTAGTTCCTAACAGCGCTTTCAGGTTCAAACCTGCCGATCCTTCCGCGGCTTCCGGTCAGCCAGGGGCAGGCATGATGGGGAAACAGACCATAGCAGAAGTAAAAACTCCTGCAGTCTATGTGCCTGCTAAAAAGGCACCTGTAAGGGTAGAGGTCAAAAGGGGCATCTCGGACGGTCAGAACACAGAGATAATATCAGGGCTCAGTGAAGGCGATGAGGTAATTACAGGTATCATTGTTCCGAACGGAGCGAAATAA
- a CDS encoding DNA-binding response regulator, whose amino-acid sequence MITGVDAVKILIVEDEKAIADVEKAYMLREGYEADIASDGIEALRMFSEGAYDLVILDLMLPGMKGEFVCREIRSYSPVPIIMVTAKSGEDDVIAGLDAGADDYIIKPFSPRVLMARIRANLRGTAAFDQDNGETITVGDSLIIDTSNFTVTKNGEDIPLTKNEFMIFSKMASRQDKTWTRDELITYALGYEYDAFERSIDSYIKNIRKKLADPVHENGYIKTVHGFGYRVSE is encoded by the coding sequence TTGATAACGGGGGTGGACGCTGTGAAGATCCTTATCGTTGAAGATGAAAAAGCCATTGCCGATGTTGAAAAGGCTTATATGCTGCGGGAAGGTTATGAAGCAGACATAGCCTCAGACGGTATTGAAGCTCTCAGAATGTTCAGTGAGGGAGCATATGACCTTGTGATCCTGGATCTGATGCTTCCCGGTATGAAAGGCGAGTTTGTATGCAGGGAGATAAGGAGTTACTCCCCGGTCCCAATAATAATGGTAACTGCCAAGAGTGGGGAAGACGATGTCATTGCAGGGCTTGATGCCGGAGCAGATGACTACATTATCAAGCCCTTCAGCCCGAGGGTGCTTATGGCCCGTATAAGGGCAAACCTCAGGGGAACGGCTGCATTTGATCAGGATAACGGAGAGACGATAACAGTAGGAGATAGTCTGATCATAGATACTTCAAACTTTACAGTTACAAAAAACGGAGAGGACATACCTCTGACTAAAAATGAATTCATGATCTTTTCAAAGATGGCATCGAGGCAGGACAAAACATGGACAAGAGACGAACTGATCACCTATGCTCTTGGTTATGAATATGATGCCTTTGAGCGCTCTATTGACAGCTACATCAAAAACATCAGAAAAAAACTTGCTGATCCGGTGCATGAAAATGGTTATATCAAAACAGTTCACGGCTTCGGATACAGGGTCTCGGAGTAG
- a CDS encoding 2-oxoacid:ferredoxin oxidoreductase subunit gamma, giving the protein MSNYTRTLFCAGFGGQGVMVLGQLVAYGAIKEGKYVTWLPSYGPEMRGGTANCGVTVSNREIGSPFVTKPDVVVALNQPSLDKYEKSVKPGGVLIYNSDMAKYTPTRDDIKVIPVEASKIAGSLGNERAVNVVILGVVIAMSDFISDDTAREIIKLKLGARKPEFLESNMKAYDLGRKIGLSN; this is encoded by the coding sequence ATGTCGAATTACACACGCACGCTGTTTTGCGCAGGCTTTGGCGGTCAGGGTGTAATGGTCCTGGGACAGCTGGTTGCGTACGGTGCCATTAAAGAGGGTAAATATGTGACATGGCTTCCCTCATACGGACCGGAGATGAGAGGCGGAACTGCAAACTGCGGTGTTACTGTGAGCAACAGGGAGATAGGCTCGCCATTCGTGACAAAACCGGATGTGGTAGTTGCTCTAAACCAGCCTTCACTCGATAAATACGAAAAGTCAGTCAAGCCCGGTGGTGTCTTGATCTATAACAGTGACATGGCCAAATACACACCTACAAGAGACGACATCAAAGTTATACCGGTCGAAGCTTCGAAGATAGCAGGAAGTCTGGGGAACGAAAGGGCTGTGAACGTAGTGATCCTTGGAGTCGTCATAGCAATGTCTGATTTTATTTCTGATGATACAGCCAGGGAGATCATTAAACTGAAACTGGGTGCAAGAAAACCAGAATTTCTTGAGAGCAACATGAAGGCCTACGACCTTGGGCGAAAGATAGGACTTTCAAACTAA